A single region of the Massilia sp. erpn genome encodes:
- a CDS encoding MotA/TolQ/ExbB proton channel family protein, translated as MQILIETLMYQLGQIFLLPTLALIALLFLYSCYSLGGFAVQALQRRRGQGRPLLEWWRSNRHANADELDVRAHKQLEAARIATRIAPMLGLVATMIPMGPAMKSLSDGNLGAVSQNLMVAFSAVILALIAASATFLVVNVRRRWLAEEILEIDSLREEKAQ; from the coding sequence ATGCAAATCCTGATTGAAACCCTGATGTACCAGCTGGGCCAGATTTTCCTGCTGCCCACGCTGGCCCTGATCGCCCTGCTCTTCCTCTACAGCTGCTACAGCCTGGGCGGTTTTGCCGTGCAGGCCTTGCAGCGCCGCCGCGGCCAGGGCCGCCCGCTGCTGGAATGGTGGCGCAGCAACCGCCACGCCAACGCCGACGAACTCGATGTGCGCGCCCACAAGCAGCTGGAGGCGGCGCGCATCGCCACCCGCATCGCGCCGATGCTGGGACTGGTGGCCACCATGATTCCCATGGGTCCGGCCATGAAGTCGCTCTCGGACGGCAATCTGGGCGCGGTGTCGCAAAACCTGATGGTGGCTTTCTCCGCCGTGATCCTGGCGCTGATCGCCGCTTCCGCCACCTTCCTTGTGGTGAATGTGCGCCGCCGCTGGCTGGCCGAAGAAATCCTGGAAATCGACAGCCTGCGCGAGGAGAAAGCGCAATGA
- a CDS encoding PAS domain-containing methyl-accepting chemotaxis protein — protein MRVNSPVTNNEFVLDDGKTIVSTTDLKGKIQYANPYFIEVSGFAEDELIGAPQNILRHPDMPAEAFADLWLTIKAGMPWTGMVKNRCKNGDFYWVLANVTPVIEGGRPVGYMSVRTKPSREQVRQADELYRELRNGNPRGLMLRHGQVLRGGLIGKLTQLSQLSLARHIGLGMGGVSLMLALLALGLWTSGDGSALHGWLSGLSAVAVAGALYVWYSLHQAIVAPLQQAIGFARKMAGGDLTGALDIPQHNDMGQLLAALRQTNINLHSIIGDVRANFDEIKLATSEIASGNMDLSGRTESQASSLQQTAASMEQLTTNVQQSAGNVASANELAGQASRIAAQGGNIVSQVVQTMGDISASSRKILDIIGMIDGIAFQTNILALNAAVEAARAGEHGKGFAVVASEVRSLAHRSATAAKEVKQLIDLSISKVDAGTALTSNAGSTMSEVIESVERVTHVMDEISSATQQQSHGIVQVNQAVNQIDDITQQNAALVEQAAAAARSLAQQAEWVAQAMAVFKLQEIAARRGLPPAHPRATPPATPRLEKNKFKQLA, from the coding sequence ATGCGCGTGAATTCCCCAGTCACCAATAATGAATTTGTCCTGGACGATGGCAAGACCATCGTTTCCACCACAGACTTGAAGGGCAAGATTCAGTACGCCAACCCCTACTTCATCGAAGTCAGCGGCTTTGCGGAAGATGAGCTGATCGGCGCGCCGCAGAATATCCTGCGTCATCCGGATATGCCGGCGGAAGCGTTTGCCGACCTGTGGCTCACCATCAAGGCGGGCATGCCCTGGACCGGCATGGTGAAAAACCGTTGCAAGAATGGCGATTTTTACTGGGTGCTGGCGAATGTGACGCCGGTGATCGAAGGCGGCCGGCCGGTCGGCTATATGTCGGTGCGGACCAAACCCAGCCGCGAGCAAGTGCGCCAGGCAGACGAGCTCTACCGCGAACTGCGCAATGGCAATCCGCGTGGCCTGATGCTGCGCCATGGCCAGGTGTTGCGCGGTGGCCTCATCGGTAAGCTGACGCAGCTGAGCCAATTGTCGCTGGCGCGCCACATCGGTCTGGGCATGGGCGGGGTCAGCCTGATGCTGGCTTTGCTGGCGCTGGGCCTGTGGACCAGTGGCGACGGCAGTGCCTTGCATGGCTGGTTGAGCGGTCTGTCGGCCGTGGCCGTGGCCGGGGCGTTGTATGTGTGGTACAGCCTGCACCAGGCGATTGTGGCGCCGCTGCAGCAAGCCATCGGCTTTGCGCGCAAGATGGCGGGCGGCGACCTGACCGGGGCGCTGGATATTCCCCAGCATAACGATATGGGCCAGCTGCTGGCGGCGCTGCGCCAGACCAACATCAATCTCCACAGCATCATCGGCGATGTACGCGCCAATTTCGACGAAATCAAGCTGGCCACCAGCGAGATCGCCAGCGGCAATATGGACTTGTCGGGCCGCACCGAGTCACAGGCCTCCAGCTTGCAGCAAACGGCGGCGAGCATGGAGCAACTCACTACCAATGTGCAGCAAAGCGCCGGCAATGTGGCCAGCGCCAACGAGCTGGCCGGGCAGGCATCGCGCATCGCCGCCCAGGGCGGCAATATCGTCTCGCAAGTGGTGCAGACCATGGGCGATATCAGTGCATCGTCGCGCAAGATCCTCGATATCATTGGCATGATCGATGGCATCGCCTTCCAGACCAATATCCTGGCGTTGAATGCGGCGGTGGAAGCGGCGCGCGCCGGCGAGCATGGCAAGGGCTTCGCCGTGGTGGCCAGCGAGGTACGCAGCCTGGCCCACCGTTCAGCCACGGCGGCCAAGGAGGTCAAACAGCTGATCGACCTGTCCATTTCGAAGGTCGATGCCGGCACTGCGCTGACCAGCAACGCTGGCAGCACGATGAGCGAAGTTATCGAGTCGGTGGAGCGGGTTACCCATGTGATGGACGAGATTTCCTCGGCCACCCAGCAGCAAAGCCACGGCATCGTACAGGTCAACCAGGCGGTCAACCAGATCGACGACATTACCCAGCAAAATGCCGCCCTGGTGGAGCAGGCGGCCGCGGCGGCACGCAGCCTGGCGCAGCAGGCTGAATGGGTGGCCCAGGCCATGGCGGTGTTCAAGCTCCAGGAAATTGCCGCGCGCCGTGGCTTGCCCCCAGCCCACCCGCGCGCTACGCCGCCGGCCACGCCCCGGTTGGAAAAAAACAAGTTCAAGCAACTGGCCTGA
- a CDS encoding DUF2149 domain-containing protein, protein MKLLHEPDTEDPILSVVNLIDVFLVIIAALLIVVAKNPLLNAFSRQDVTVITDAGKPTMEVVVKKGEKIEHYKSTGNIGQGEGAKAGTAYRMKDGSIVYVPEA, encoded by the coding sequence ATGAAGCTGCTGCATGAACCGGACACCGAAGACCCTATCCTCTCCGTGGTCAATCTGATCGACGTCTTCCTCGTCATCATCGCCGCGCTGCTGATCGTGGTCGCCAAGAACCCGCTGCTGAACGCCTTCAGCCGCCAGGACGTGACCGTGATTACCGACGCCGGCAAGCCCACCATGGAAGTGGTGGTGAAGAAGGGCGAGAAGATCGAACACTATAAAAGCACCGGCAATATCGGTCAGGGCGAAGGCGCCAAGGCCGGCACGGCTTACCGCATGAAGGACGGTTCCATCGTCTACGTGCCGGAAGCTTGA
- the cobN gene encoding cobaltochelatase subunit CobN, protein MRKLLPRCLLACVLLLCGSSAANAARLLFLTTSPTPAGKFQLLTQLGKPVGASVDVRFIEQLPSEPDATLFAGYDAVLFDLPRDHMREFGKLRLARALPGLKAPSLWLHEQSPSWQGLPEPLARRLLAYYVNGSSANYTGFLRSLAAHLGGKSLDGIAPPIVFPKAALYHPKAPGKIFASAADYLRWKGVQMERKPVIVGIALHQSYIAAEQTAFIDDLIARIEAGGAVALPFYGPAMTPMAPAMSINGKALPDVIINSQIMLNPEGRKQEFEALGIPVIQATPYRKGDAAAWAADPQGVQLMDVPFYLAQGEYAGIVDAMVTGAARKSDDQILPIPAQAQAIVEKALKLVRLQRTPNGEKHLAIFFWNYPPGEKNLSASYLNLPRSLSGTLTALRTAGYNTQPQDEEVLTATLQRLLAPFYRDDALEGLLRDGLAELLPVTAYRAWLNTLPEPVRQTLNTRWGEPERSSMVVKRGGEAFFVVPRAKFGNIVILPQPPRGEKWEGKEKAIYHSPKADPSHFYLATYLWARQGQKADALIHYGTHGSQEWLPGKERGLSVYDYPLLAIGDVPVVYPYIVDNIGEALQAKRRGRAVIVTHQTPPFAPAGLHDALSKLHDLLHAWIAQDAGAVKDKLAEDLLRATRAERIDKDMGWDAQRIATDFPGFVEALHSQLHEVAQTAQPLGLHSFGTAPQELHRLGTVMLMLGKDYWKLAAAPGDESDEVFVDDYRKLAESTPYRLLRRHVVEGQPLSEVKDQRLSALLQRGQAYYAALGAGQEMAGMLAALDGRHIATSYGGDPIKNPDALPTGRNLYGFDPSRVPSEQAWSAGKDALNALLAAHRKAKGQFPKKLAFSLWSVETMRHQGILEAQALWALGVEPVWDAGGRVVDVKLIPRSQLGRPRVDVVLSATGLYRDHFPNAMRQLAKAVRLAAEAQEDDNPVLANTRAIAATLAKAGVPAAERLNAAQTRIFSSESGRYGSGLDDATLASDTWKGKEEGDRKLAELYLSRMQYAYGPDEARWGQAGGKLNLYAEALRGTEGAVLSRTSNLYGMLTTDDPFQYLGGLSLAVRHLDGKAPELYISNLRDSSQSGGRVESAAGFLAKELATRNFHPGYIKGLMAEGYSGTLQVLDSVNNFWGWQAVARETVRDDQWQEFVDVYVRDKHKLGIRDWFERDNPHAMAQTIERMLEAARKGYWQADAATVQDLKERWRELAARHDVKTDNAQFQAFVAPGFGLQGSVPAQAMARTAPPAPTQKSTQAKPAEATPPAPPAPPPIRGMQLEKIETPQPPKPQPLPVALAVMLGALLAGALRQARSPSAIQQHR, encoded by the coding sequence ATGCGCAAGCTCTTACCCCGCTGCCTGTTGGCCTGCGTGCTGCTGCTGTGCGGCAGCAGCGCGGCCAACGCCGCCAGGCTGCTGTTCCTGACCACCAGTCCCACGCCCGCCGGCAAATTCCAGCTGCTCACCCAGTTGGGCAAGCCGGTCGGCGCCAGCGTCGACGTGCGCTTCATCGAACAACTGCCATCGGAGCCGGACGCCACGCTGTTCGCCGGCTACGATGCGGTGCTGTTCGACCTGCCGCGCGACCATATGCGCGAATTCGGCAAGCTGCGCCTGGCGCGCGCCCTGCCGGGCTTGAAAGCGCCGTCCCTTTGGCTACATGAGCAAAGTCCGTCCTGGCAAGGCTTGCCGGAGCCGCTGGCACGCCGCCTGCTCGCCTACTACGTGAACGGCAGCAGCGCCAATTACACCGGCTTTCTGCGGTCGCTGGCGGCGCACCTGGGCGGCAAGAGCCTGGACGGCATCGCGCCGCCCATCGTCTTCCCCAAGGCTGCCCTCTACCATCCCAAGGCTCCCGGCAAGATCTTCGCCAGCGCGGCCGATTACCTGCGCTGGAAAGGCGTGCAGATGGAGCGCAAGCCGGTCATCGTCGGCATCGCCCTGCACCAGTCCTATATCGCCGCCGAGCAGACCGCCTTCATCGACGACCTGATCGCGCGCATCGAAGCCGGCGGCGCAGTGGCCCTGCCCTTCTACGGCCCGGCCATGACGCCGATGGCGCCAGCCATGAGCATCAACGGCAAGGCGCTGCCGGACGTGATCATCAACAGTCAGATCATGCTCAATCCCGAAGGCCGCAAGCAGGAATTCGAGGCGCTCGGCATTCCCGTGATCCAGGCCACGCCTTACCGCAAGGGCGATGCCGCCGCATGGGCCGCCGACCCGCAAGGCGTGCAGCTGATGGACGTACCCTTCTATCTGGCCCAGGGCGAGTATGCCGGCATCGTGGACGCCATGGTGACGGGGGCGGCGCGCAAGAGCGACGACCAGATCCTGCCGATTCCGGCCCAGGCGCAAGCCATCGTGGAAAAGGCGCTCAAGCTGGTGCGCCTGCAGCGCACACCGAATGGCGAAAAGCATCTGGCCATCTTCTTCTGGAATTATCCGCCGGGCGAGAAGAACCTCTCGGCTTCCTATCTGAACCTGCCGCGCAGCCTGTCCGGCACGCTGACTGCACTGCGCACCGCCGGCTATAACACCCAGCCGCAGGATGAGGAAGTCCTGACCGCCACCCTGCAACGCCTGCTCGCGCCCTTCTACCGCGACGATGCGCTGGAAGGCTTGCTGCGCGACGGCTTGGCCGAGCTGCTGCCGGTAACGGCTTACCGCGCATGGCTGAACACCCTGCCCGAACCGGTCAGGCAGACCTTGAACACACGCTGGGGCGAACCGGAACGCTCGTCCATGGTCGTGAAGCGCGGCGGTGAAGCCTTCTTCGTCGTGCCACGCGCGAAGTTCGGCAATATCGTGATCCTGCCGCAGCCACCGCGCGGCGAGAAATGGGAGGGCAAGGAGAAGGCGATCTATCACAGCCCGAAAGCCGATCCGTCCCACTTCTATCTGGCCACTTATCTATGGGCGCGCCAGGGCCAGAAGGCCGACGCGCTGATCCACTACGGCACGCACGGTTCGCAGGAATGGTTGCCGGGCAAGGAGCGCGGCCTGTCGGTGTATGACTATCCGCTGCTGGCCATCGGCGATGTGCCGGTGGTCTATCCTTACATCGTGGATAACATCGGCGAGGCGCTGCAAGCGAAGCGCCGCGGCCGCGCCGTCATCGTCACGCACCAGACGCCGCCTTTCGCGCCGGCCGGCCTGCACGATGCGCTATCGAAGCTGCACGACCTGCTGCATGCCTGGATCGCGCAGGATGCCGGCGCCGTGAAGGACAAGCTGGCCGAAGACCTGCTGCGCGCCACCCGCGCCGAACGGATCGACAAGGATATGGGCTGGGATGCGCAGCGCATCGCCACCGATTTCCCCGGCTTCGTGGAGGCCCTGCACAGCCAGTTGCACGAGGTGGCACAGACGGCCCAGCCACTCGGCCTGCACAGCTTCGGCACCGCGCCGCAGGAACTGCACCGCCTCGGCACCGTGATGCTGATGCTGGGTAAAGACTACTGGAAGCTGGCGGCTGCGCCCGGCGATGAGTCGGACGAAGTCTTCGTCGACGATTACCGCAAGCTGGCCGAATCGACGCCTTACCGCCTGCTGCGCCGCCATGTGGTGGAAGGCCAGCCGCTGAGCGAAGTCAAAGATCAGCGCCTGTCCGCCCTGCTGCAGCGCGGACAGGCTTACTACGCCGCGCTGGGCGCGGGCCAGGAAATGGCCGGCATGCTGGCGGCGCTGGATGGCCGCCACATCGCCACTTCATACGGCGGCGATCCGATCAAAAATCCGGATGCGCTGCCGACCGGCCGCAATCTGTATGGCTTCGACCCTTCGCGCGTGCCAAGCGAACAAGCCTGGAGCGCGGGCAAGGATGCGCTGAACGCATTGCTGGCCGCGCACCGCAAGGCCAAGGGCCAGTTCCCGAAAAAGCTGGCCTTCTCCCTGTGGTCAGTGGAGACCATGCGCCACCAGGGCATCCTGGAAGCGCAGGCGCTGTGGGCGCTGGGCGTGGAGCCGGTATGGGATGCGGGCGGCCGCGTGGTGGACGTGAAATTAATCCCGCGCAGCCAGTTGGGCCGGCCGCGTGTGGACGTGGTGTTGTCGGCCACCGGCCTGTATCGTGACCACTTCCCGAACGCCATGCGCCAGCTGGCGAAAGCCGTGCGCCTGGCGGCCGAGGCGCAGGAAGACGACAACCCCGTCCTCGCCAACACGCGCGCCATCGCCGCCACGCTGGCCAAGGCGGGTGTGCCCGCAGCCGAACGCCTGAACGCGGCCCAGACCCGCATCTTCTCCTCCGAATCGGGTCGCTACGGCAGCGGCCTGGATGACGCCACCCTCGCCAGCGATACCTGGAAGGGCAAGGAGGAAGGCGACCGCAAACTGGCAGAACTCTATCTGTCACGCATGCAGTATGCCTACGGCCCGGACGAGGCGCGCTGGGGCCAGGCCGGCGGCAAATTGAACCTGTATGCCGAGGCGCTGCGCGGCACCGAGGGCGCGGTCCTGTCGCGCACATCGAACCTGTACGGCATGCTGACCACCGACGATCCCTTCCAGTACCTGGGCGGCCTGTCGCTGGCCGTGCGCCACCTGGACGGCAAGGCGCCGGAACTGTATATCTCGAACCTGCGCGACAGCAGCCAAAGCGGCGGCCGCGTGGAGAGCGCAGCGGGCTTTCTCGCCAAGGAACTGGCGACGCGCAATTTCCATCCTGGCTATATCAAGGGTCTGATGGCGGAAGGCTATTCCGGCACGCTGCAAGTGCTGGACTCGGTCAACAACTTCTGGGGCTGGCAGGCCGTGGCACGCGAAACCGTGCGCGACGACCAGTGGCAGGAGTTTGTCGATGTATATGTGCGCGACAAGCACAAACTCGGCATCCGCGACTGGTTCGAGCGCGACAACCCGCATGCGATGGCGCAGACCATCGAGCGCATGCTGGAGGCGGCGCGCAAGGGCTACTGGCAGGCCGATGCCGCCACCGTGCAGGATTTGAAGGAACGCTGGCGCGAGCTGGCCGCGCGCCATGACGTGAAGACGGATAACGCGCAGTTCCAGGCCTTCGTCGCACCTGGCTTTGGCTTGCAGGGCAGCGTGCCGGCGCAGGCCATGGCGCGCACCGCACCGCCCGCACCCACGCAGAAATCCACCCAGGCCAAGCCTGCCGAAGCCACGCCGCCGGCGCCACCCGCACCGCCGCCGATCCGCGGCATGCAGCTGGAAAAAATCGAAACGCCGCAGCCGCCCAAGCCGCAACCCCTGCCCGTGGCGCTGGCCGTGATGCTGGGCGCCCTGCTGGCCGGCGCGCTGCGCCAGGCACGTTCCCCATCCGCTATCCAACAACATCGCTGA
- a CDS encoding nucleotide sugar dehydrogenase, giving the protein MDKAKVVAVVGLGYVGLPLAVEFGKKRSTIGFDLSASKVENYRRFIDPTGEVSSEDLRAAEHLSVTTDPAALAAADFIVVAVPTPVDIAHNPDFGPLEGASKSVGQHMKRGAIVIYESTVYPGATEEICIPILEKQSGLKWKQDFHVGFSPERINPGDKLHTLTTILKVVSGDDAPTLDAIAGLYESIITAGVYRASSVKVAEAAKVIENTQRDLNIALMNELALIFDKIGIDTLEVLQAAGTKWNFLPFRPGLVGGHCIGVDPYYLTHKADMIGYHPQVILAGRRINDGMAKFVAEKTVKEMIAAGFHVKGSKVNVIGLTFKENCPDLRNSKVADVVAELLSYGVDVHVHDPVADADEAMHEYGIKLDKWEDLPVADAIVAAVSHKELLARPLTDLEEKLNKGGCFIDVKSQFDLAALREAGFNVWRL; this is encoded by the coding sequence ATGGACAAGGCAAAGGTTGTCGCAGTTGTAGGGCTGGGCTATGTCGGCCTGCCGCTGGCAGTGGAATTCGGCAAAAAGCGCAGCACCATCGGATTCGATTTGTCGGCCAGCAAGGTCGAGAATTACCGCCGCTTCATCGACCCGACCGGCGAAGTGTCGAGCGAGGATTTGCGCGCTGCCGAGCATCTGAGTGTCACCACCGACCCCGCGGCGCTGGCCGCTGCCGACTTCATCGTGGTCGCCGTGCCGACCCCGGTGGACATTGCCCACAACCCCGATTTCGGCCCGCTGGAAGGCGCCAGCAAGTCCGTTGGCCAGCATATGAAGCGCGGCGCCATCGTCATTTACGAATCGACCGTGTATCCCGGCGCCACCGAAGAGATCTGCATCCCCATCCTGGAAAAGCAGTCCGGCCTGAAATGGAAGCAGGACTTCCATGTCGGCTTCTCGCCCGAGCGCATCAACCCCGGCGACAAGCTGCACACCCTGACCACTATCCTGAAAGTGGTGTCGGGCGACGACGCGCCGACGCTGGACGCCATTGCCGGCCTGTACGAGTCCATCATCACCGCTGGCGTGTACCGCGCCTCCAGCGTCAAGGTGGCCGAAGCGGCCAAGGTGATCGAGAACACCCAGCGCGACCTGAATATCGCGCTGATGAACGAGCTGGCCCTGATCTTCGACAAGATCGGCATCGACACGCTGGAAGTGCTGCAGGCGGCGGGCACCAAGTGGAACTTCCTGCCTTTCCGCCCGGGCCTGGTTGGCGGCCACTGCATCGGCGTCGATCCTTACTACCTGACGCACAAGGCCGATATGATCGGCTACCACCCGCAGGTGATCCTGGCGGGCCGCCGCATCAACGACGGCATGGCCAAGTTCGTGGCTGAAAAAACCGTGAAGGAAATGATCGCCGCCGGCTTCCATGTGAAAGGCTCCAAGGTCAATGTGATCGGCCTGACTTTCAAGGAAAACTGCCCCGACCTGCGCAACTCCAAGGTGGCCGACGTGGTGGCCGAGCTGCTTTCGTATGGCGTGGATGTGCATGTGCACGACCCGGTGGCCGATGCCGACGAGGCGATGCACGAATACGGCATCAAGCTGGATAAATGGGAAGATCTGCCGGTGGCCGATGCCATCGTGGCGGCGGTGTCGCACAAGGAACTGCTGGCGCGTCCGCTGACCGATCTGGAAGAAAAATTGAACAAGGGCGGCTGCTTCATCGACGTGAAATCGCAGTTCGATCTGGCCGCCCTGCGCGAAGCGGGCTTTAACGTCTGGCGCCTGTAA
- a CDS encoding TonB-dependent hemoglobin/transferrin/lactoferrin family receptor produces the protein MFQQQPMAAALVLALSAPLAHADKTLSTITVTATRTETAAENVAATVSVVERAEIERRLPGDAADLLRNEADVSLARDLRRFGATRVNIRGIEDNRVTQMVDGVRLPDFYNGGGPTNFTMNAPGGASPDFLKRVEILRGAASSLYGSDAIGGVVGYLTLDPADLLAPEQRTSARYRISRNGDNDALRHSLLGAWRGDSGEALVGYSRATAHAFENIGSNDSHTANRSLPNPQDIRDQGLLMKFAYRPAPGHKLSATLEGRKIDSDVDVLRLAASLPKVSAMSGDDHSRRLRGTVEWQHMPQGAWYERLTARLYHQDSDTKNYNRQKRERTSATCAASGPVGVNNCLIEQEFLFSQIATGASLQFESGLKLAGQDHLLTYGVDTSRVKTEERRDATVRNQTTGTVGKNLAGDIFPLRDFAIGNTDTIAFFAQDEISGLAGGALSLTPSLRYDWRRLSPKVDALAQAVLDNIKRKVARQSDGSLSPKLAAMWTFKPGVSAYGQLARGYRAPNYEEVNGAFRNNSQMYSIVPNPDLKPETSVGLEVGLKLSADKLRGQIDLYDNRYRDFITSVQLNCPSDPRCVAAPIRMTSTYQNLSRVRIHGAEARAVWDFAPGWKLDGSVAVARGDNRSDNQPLNTVEPQRLSAGLLHDAGAWGAELRVRAAKAVTRTDDSDGAWFRPAGYGVSDLALWWRPMKGTQINLALNNLTDKKYWLWSDIRQSEGRELTGADFYTQPGRKLSASLSYQF, from the coding sequence ATGTTTCAGCAACAACCCATGGCTGCGGCGCTCGTGCTCGCCCTGAGCGCGCCGCTTGCGCACGCCGATAAAACCCTGTCCACCATCACCGTCACCGCCACGCGCACCGAAACGGCGGCCGAAAACGTGGCTGCCACCGTCAGCGTAGTGGAGCGCGCGGAGATCGAGCGCCGCCTGCCGGGCGACGCCGCCGACCTGCTGCGCAACGAAGCCGATGTGTCGCTGGCGCGCGACCTGCGCCGCTTCGGCGCCACCCGCGTGAATATCCGCGGCATCGAGGACAACCGCGTGACGCAGATGGTCGACGGCGTGCGCCTGCCCGATTTCTACAACGGCGGCGGCCCCACCAACTTCACCATGAATGCGCCGGGCGGCGCCTCGCCCGATTTTCTCAAGCGGGTTGAAATCCTGCGCGGCGCGGCATCGAGCTTGTATGGCTCGGACGCCATCGGCGGCGTGGTCGGTTACCTGACCCTGGACCCGGCCGACCTGCTGGCGCCGGAGCAGCGCACCAGCGCGCGCTACCGCATCAGCCGCAACGGCGACAACGATGCGCTGCGCCACTCCCTGCTTGGCGCCTGGCGCGGCGACTCGGGCGAGGCGCTGGTGGGCTATTCGCGCGCCACCGCGCACGCCTTCGAGAATATAGGGTCGAACGACAGCCACACGGCCAACCGCAGCCTGCCCAATCCGCAGGACATCCGCGACCAGGGCTTGCTGATGAAGTTCGCCTACCGTCCCGCGCCCGGCCACAAGCTGTCGGCCACCCTGGAAGGCCGCAAGATCGATAGCGACGTCGATGTGCTGCGCCTGGCCGCCTCCCTGCCCAAGGTCAGCGCCATGTCGGGCGACGACCATAGCCGCCGCCTGCGCGGCACCGTGGAATGGCAGCATATGCCGCAAGGCGCCTGGTATGAACGCCTGACCGCGCGCCTCTACCATCAGGATTCCGACACCAAGAACTACAACCGCCAGAAGCGCGAACGCACCAGCGCCACCTGCGCCGCTTCCGGCCCCGTGGGCGTGAACAACTGCCTGATCGAGCAGGAATTCCTGTTCTCGCAGATCGCCACCGGCGCCAGCCTGCAGTTTGAAAGCGGCCTGAAACTGGCCGGCCAGGACCACCTGCTGACCTATGGCGTGGACACCTCGCGCGTGAAAACCGAAGAGCGGCGCGATGCAACCGTGCGCAACCAGACCACCGGCACCGTGGGCAAGAACCTGGCGGGCGACATCTTCCCGCTGCGCGATTTCGCCATCGGCAATACCGACACCATCGCTTTCTTCGCCCAGGATGAAATCAGCGGCCTGGCGGGTGGTGCCCTGAGCCTGACGCCGAGCCTGCGCTACGACTGGCGCCGCCTCTCGCCCAAGGTCGATGCCCTGGCCCAGGCGGTGCTGGACAATATCAAGCGCAAGGTGGCGCGTCAGAGCGACGGTTCGCTCTCGCCCAAGCTGGCGGCGATGTGGACCTTCAAGCCCGGCGTGTCGGCCTATGGCCAGCTGGCGCGCGGCTACCGCGCTCCGAACTATGAAGAGGTCAACGGCGCTTTCCGCAACAACTCCCAGATGTACAGCATCGTACCCAACCCCGACCTGAAGCCGGAAACCAGCGTCGGCCTGGAAGTGGGCCTGAAACTGAGCGCTGACAAGCTGCGCGGCCAGATCGACCTGTACGATAACCGCTACCGCGATTTCATCACCAGCGTGCAGCTGAACTGCCCGAGCGATCCGCGCTGCGTGGCCGCGCCGATCCGCATGACCAGCACGTACCAGAACCTGTCACGGGTACGCATCCACGGCGCCGAAGCGCGCGCCGTGTGGGACTTTGCGCCGGGCTGGAAACTCGATGGCTCGGTGGCCGTGGCACGCGGCGACAACCGCTCCGATAACCAGCCCCTGAATACGGTGGAGCCGCAGCGCCTGAGCGCCGGCCTGCTGCACGATGCGGGCGCCTGGGGCGCCGAGCTGCGTGTGCGCGCCGCCAAGGCTGTAACGCGCACCGACGACAGCGATGGCGCCTGGTTCCGTCCCGCCGGCTATGGCGTCAGCGACCTGGCACTGTGGTGGCGTCCGATGAAGGGCACGCAGATCAATCTGGCGCTGAACAATCTGACCGATAAAAAATACTGGCTGTGGAGCGATATCCGCCAAAGCGAGGGCCGCGAGCTGACCGGGGCGGACTTCTACACCCAGCCGGGACGCAAGCTATCGGCCAGCCTGAGTTACCAGTTCTAA